A section of the Acidobacteriota bacterium genome encodes:
- a CDS encoding response regulator, which translates to MSIILVLPQQQGFPKNEFPARSTGPAEQRLRRTVLVVDDESLIADTLAEILNDSGDFDAIAVHDGERALDQAQDRAPDILITDVVMPGINGIELAKSIRSRYPKTRIILLSGQAQARDLMREASHEGYAFELWAKPIHPDLLLERLKRNRT; encoded by the coding sequence ATGAGCATAATCTTGGTACTTCCGCAGCAACAGGGATTTCCCAAAAACGAATTTCCAGCCAGGAGCACAGGTCCTGCAGAACAGCGTCTCAGACGAACTGTCCTTGTGGTTGATGACGAGAGTCTGATCGCCGACACCCTCGCCGAGATCCTCAACGACAGCGGCGATTTTGACGCAATCGCGGTGCATGACGGCGAACGCGCTTTGGATCAGGCACAAGACCGCGCTCCCGACATCCTAATTACCGATGTTGTAATGCCCGGAATAAACGGAATCGAGTTGGCAAAATCAATTCGTTCTCGATACCCGAAAACGCGGATCATATTGCTCTCAGGCCAAGCCCAGGCACGCGACTTAATGAGGGAGGCGAGCCACGAGGGATATGCATTTGAGCTGTGGGCCAAACCAATCCATCCCGATCTCCTGTTGGAACGACTGAAGCGGAACCGAACCTGA